One part of the Pecten maximus chromosome 1, xPecMax1.1, whole genome shotgun sequence genome encodes these proteins:
- the LOC117329758 gene encoding beta-1,3-galactosyltransferase 1-like isoform X2, protein MAVSQQRLPYTLRLLMRAGVVVCGVVLFSLCMTSLRVSESQETQPKKTHTALHRPVSQACTGTRCFSQFSRDEQYAQYFIPRTEKVNPFSFRYIVPGSSICSGESSVYLVILIPSIQTHVEERRAIRNSWGSVAKGNHWPRYHINVTTKLVFLFGEDPAMKNNRVAQLESEVYGDVVQADFSDTYSNLTRKMLMGLHWVSTHCADAQYVLKADEDTFVHIPKLLDVLAQTRHPAYQGVVLGHVNTGGIVKRIGRWKVENKDYPFPHYPPYTAGNTYVISANVAATLFRTSHFMPYIPIEDAYITGILAKVISAEVVDVPGFTFYLDSPPHACDYIQNSRISSTKVSSHMKNYIWEKLVSDTLNCQKKHTYT, encoded by the coding sequence ATGGCAGTTTCGCAACAACGACTACCGTATACTCTCCGCCTGTTGATGCGAGCCGGCGTTGTGGTTTGCGGGGTAGTGCTCTTTTCGCTATGTATGACATCCCTGCGAGTTTCGGAGAGTCAGGAAACGCAACCCAAAAAGACTCATACCGCTCTCCACCGACCCGTATCGCAAGCATGTACTGGAACGAGATGtttttctcaattttcaagGGATGAACAGTATGCACAATACTTTATTCCCAGAACAGAAAAAGTGAATCCCTTTTCATTTAGATATATTGTTCCCGGTTCGTCAATTTGCTCAGGAGAAAGCTCAGTGTATTTGGTCATCCTCATTCCATCTATACAAACACACGTGGAGGAACGTCGAGCCATACGTAATTCATGGGGAAGTGTTGCTAAGGGAAACCACTGGCCTCGATATCATATCAACGTCACCACAAAACTCGTGTTCCTATTTGGTGAGGATCCCGCCATGAAAAACAACAGAGTTGCACAGTTGGAAAGTGAAGTGTATGGCGATGTTGTACAGGCTGATTTTAGTGATACGTATTCAAACTTGACTCGGAAGATGTTGATGGGTCTACACTGGGTATCGACGCATTGTGCCGACGCCCAATACGTGTTGAAGGCGGACGAGGATACCTTCGTACACATCCCCAAACTATTGGACGTCTTGGCACAAACCCGACACCCGGCCTACCAGGGTGTCGTACTGGGGCACGTGAACACCGGTGGCATTGTTAAACGTATAGGGAGATGGAAGGTGGAGAACAAAGACTACCCATTCCCACATTACCCACCATACACTGCCGGTAACACATATGTCATTTCCGCCAACGTCGCAGCGACCTTATTTAGAACGTCACACTTTATGCCGTATATCCCCATTGAGGACGCATACATTACGGGTATCCTGGCTAAGGTGATCAGTGCCGAGGTGGTCGACGTGCCTGGGTTCACGTTTTACCTAGACAGCCCCCCACACGCGTGTGATTACATTCAGAATAGTCGTATATCCTCAACTAAAGTAAGTTCTCATATGAAGAACTACATATGGGAAAAACTAGTATCAGATACACTAAATTGTCAGAAAAAACACACGTACACGTAG
- the LOC117329758 gene encoding beta-1,3-galactosyltransferase 1-like isoform X1 has translation MSGLVFTERSPNLDQNILKQWPFSTKGSQRRAATDKMAVSQQRLPYTLRLLMRAGVVVCGVVLFSLCMTSLRVSESQETQPKKTHTALHRPVSQACTGTRCFSQFSRDEQYAQYFIPRTEKVNPFSFRYIVPGSSICSGESSVYLVILIPSIQTHVEERRAIRNSWGSVAKGNHWPRYHINVTTKLVFLFGEDPAMKNNRVAQLESEVYGDVVQADFSDTYSNLTRKMLMGLHWVSTHCADAQYVLKADEDTFVHIPKLLDVLAQTRHPAYQGVVLGHVNTGGIVKRIGRWKVENKDYPFPHYPPYTAGNTYVISANVAATLFRTSHFMPYIPIEDAYITGILAKVISAEVVDVPGFTFYLDSPPHACDYIQNSRISSTKVSSHMKNYIWEKLVSDTLNCQKKHTYT, from the exons ATGTCTGGACTCGTTTTCACGGAAAGGAGTCCAAACTTGGATCAGAACATACTCAAACAATGGCCATTTAGTACTAAAGGATCCCAAAGGAGGGCTGCTACG GATAAAATGGCAGTTTCGCAACAACGACTACCGTATACTCTCCGCCTGTTGATGCGAGCCGGCGTTGTGGTTTGCGGGGTAGTGCTCTTTTCGCTATGTATGACATCCCTGCGAGTTTCGGAGAGTCAGGAAACGCAACCCAAAAAGACTCATACCGCTCTCCACCGACCCGTATCGCAAGCATGTACTGGAACGAGATGtttttctcaattttcaagGGATGAACAGTATGCACAATACTTTATTCCCAGAACAGAAAAAGTGAATCCCTTTTCATTTAGATATATTGTTCCCGGTTCGTCAATTTGCTCAGGAGAAAGCTCAGTGTATTTGGTCATCCTCATTCCATCTATACAAACACACGTGGAGGAACGTCGAGCCATACGTAATTCATGGGGAAGTGTTGCTAAGGGAAACCACTGGCCTCGATATCATATCAACGTCACCACAAAACTCGTGTTCCTATTTGGTGAGGATCCCGCCATGAAAAACAACAGAGTTGCACAGTTGGAAAGTGAAGTGTATGGCGATGTTGTACAGGCTGATTTTAGTGATACGTATTCAAACTTGACTCGGAAGATGTTGATGGGTCTACACTGGGTATCGACGCATTGTGCCGACGCCCAATACGTGTTGAAGGCGGACGAGGATACCTTCGTACACATCCCCAAACTATTGGACGTCTTGGCACAAACCCGACACCCGGCCTACCAGGGTGTCGTACTGGGGCACGTGAACACCGGTGGCATTGTTAAACGTATAGGGAGATGGAAGGTGGAGAACAAAGACTACCCATTCCCACATTACCCACCATACACTGCCGGTAACACATATGTCATTTCCGCCAACGTCGCAGCGACCTTATTTAGAACGTCACACTTTATGCCGTATATCCCCATTGAGGACGCATACATTACGGGTATCCTGGCTAAGGTGATCAGTGCCGAGGTGGTCGACGTGCCTGGGTTCACGTTTTACCTAGACAGCCCCCCACACGCGTGTGATTACATTCAGAATAGTCGTATATCCTCAACTAAAGTAAGTTCTCATATGAAGAACTACATATGGGAAAAACTAGTATCAGATACACTAAATTGTCAGAAAAAACACACGTACACGTAG
- the LOC117326437 gene encoding violet-sensitive opsin-like produces MNWNDTCFHGEHPRDIYCYPDSPVCVTPALVGLQILFLVCVMILSVTSCTLLIYVVHRTRSMSISMKTCIISLSTAYILSSVYPIPILCYSIIYSHLVIADAVCRSSPLVVMVTSISTNWTLALVGLDRFLTIFRPFTYPITMNLRKSVAMVVSAWLIGVVFATQPCFGWRDVGICFQPRALQICGITWNTSKVFSYVTWSLTVAAPFCLLVFCYSKIALLAKSLIDPERGENVIRIPRTCSNNVRPERRLVRRRSVTACLKTFKIVIINIGTICLCWVPYSVLSVMSLDANRAGITYSQDFIGYCLLFLPNFVNPIVFIGFNKDYRDSVTRLWNRMWGTVRNTSGVSAYERSRRTLDSTQYDYTTTTANVRVRTVRQVSIRHM; encoded by the exons ATGAATTGGAACGATACGTGTTTTCACGGAGAGCATCCTCGTGACATCTACTGTTACCCGGACTCACCGGTATGTGTTACACCGGCATTGGTAGGTCTCCAGATACTTTTCCTTGTCTGCGTCATGATACTAAGTGTGACGTCATGTACACTGCTAATCTACGTCGTACATCGGACGAGGTCGATGTCGATATCGATGAAGACGTGTATCATTAGTCTGTCGACTGCCTACATTTTGTCGTCCGTGTATCCAATTCCTATTCTGTGCTACTCCATCATCTATTCGCATCTCGTCATTGCCGACGCTGTGTGTCGCTCGTCTCCGCTGGTTGTCATGGTGACGTCCATATCCACTAACTGGACACTAGCTTTGGTAGGTTTGGACAGATTCCTCACTATCTTCCGTCCATTCACCTACCCTATAACTATGAACCTCCGTAAAAGTGTGGCGATGGTGGTATCTGCGTGGTTAATCGGTGTGGTGTTCGCCACACAGCCATGTTTTGGGTGGAGAGACGTAGGTATATGTTTCCAGCCAAGGGCACTACAGATCTGTGGAATCACGTGGAATACATCTAAAGTGTTCTCCTACGTCACGTGGTCTCTGACCGTCGCAGCGCCGTTCTGTCTCCTTGTGTTTTGTTATTCCAAGATTGCACTGTTGGCGAAGTCATTGATAGACCCTGAACGCGGAGAAAATGTCATACGAATACCACGTACATGTAGCAACAACGTCCGCCCTGAACGTCGACTTGTGCGCAGGAGATCGGTCACCGCATGCCTTAAGACATTCAAAATAGTTATCATCAACATCG GCACCATCTGTCTGTGCTGGGTACCCTATTCCGTGCTGTCTGTGATGAGCCTAGACGCAAACAGAGCTGGTATTACCTACAGTCAGGACTTCATCGGCTATTGTTTACTCTTCCTACCTAACTTTGTTAATCCTATTGTTTTCATCGGCTTTAACAAGGACTACAGGGACAGCGTCACTCGGCTGTGGAACCGGATGTGGGGTACAGTAAGGAATACCTCGGGTGTGTCGGCCTATGAACGTTCACGTCGTACGCTCGACTCCACACAGTACGATTACACGACCACAACTGCGAATGTGAGAGTACGAACAGTGAGACAAGTGTCTATACGTCATATGTAG